The proteins below are encoded in one region of Vulpes lagopus strain Blue_001 chromosome 10, ASM1834538v1, whole genome shotgun sequence:
- the LOC121499419 gene encoding ras-related protein Rab-13-like, translating into MAKAYDHLFKLLLIGDSGMGKTCLIICFAEDGFNNTYISTIGINFKICTVDVGRKKIKLQVWDTAGQERFKTITTAYYRGAMGIILVYDITDEKSFENIQNWMKSIKENASAGVEHLLLENKCDMEAKRKVQKEQVIKLAREHGIRFFETSAKSSTNVDEAFSSLVWDILLKSGGQRSGGQRSGNSHSLPPAPPPHTDLKPYDKKNTSKCSLG; encoded by the coding sequence ATGGCCAAAGCCTACGACCACCTCTTCAAGTTGCTTCTCATCGGGGACTCGGGCATGGGCAAGACCTGTCTCATCATTTGCTTTGCTGAGGACGGCTTCAACAACACCTACATCTCCACCATTGGAATCAACTTCAAGATCTGCACTGTGGATGTAGGAAGGAAGAAGATCAAGTTGCAGGTCTGGGACACAGCTGGCCAGGAGCGATTCAAGACAATAACTACTGCGTATTACCGTGGAGCCATGGGCATTATCCTCGTATATGACATCACAGATGAGAAATCCTTTGAGAATATTCAGAATTGGATGAAAAGCATCAAAGAGAATGCCTCAGCTGGGGTGGAGCACCTGCTTCTGGAGAACAAGTGTGACATGGAGGCCAAGAGGAAGGTGCAGAAGGAGCAGGTCATCAAGCTGGCTCGGGAGCATGGAATCCGATTCTTTGAGACAAGTGCCAAATCCAGCACGAATGTGGATGAGGCTTTCAGTTCCCTGGTCTGGGACATCCTGCTCAAGTCAGGAGGCCAGAGATCAGGAGGTCAGAGATCAGGAAACAGCCAcagcctcccccctgccccccccccccacactgaCTTGAAACCCTATGATAAGAAGAACACCAGCAAGTGCTCCCTTGGCTGA